A genomic stretch from Patescibacteria group bacterium includes:
- the rplC gene encoding 50S ribosomal protein L3: MPFIIGRKLEMTQHFREDGTVVPVTIVTTQPNVVTAVKTTEIDGYSAVQIGTGVKKALPMSEAGHLKDLPQVGTLREFRVSATDLKRGDAVTVDAFVPGTMVDVTGISKGKGFQGVMKRHGFSGGPATHGQKDQMRMPGSIASQRQGPVSKGQRMAGHMGASRVTVKNLEVVAVDAAKGTLAIKGAVPGAHGTLLMIVGREGKTVWQK; encoded by the coding sequence ATGCCATTCATCATCGGGCGCAAGCTCGAAATGACGCAACATTTCAGGGAGGACGGGACCGTCGTGCCTGTCACGATCGTCACCACGCAGCCCAACGTCGTCACGGCGGTGAAGACCACCGAGATTGACGGGTATTCTGCCGTCCAGATCGGGACCGGCGTGAAGAAGGCCCTGCCCATGTCAGAAGCGGGACACCTTAAGGACCTGCCGCAGGTCGGCACCCTGCGCGAATTCCGCGTTTCCGCGACCGACCTCAAGCGGGGCGACGCGGTGACCGTCGACGCGTTCGTGCCCGGCACCATGGTCGACGTGACGGGGATTTCCAAGGGAAAGGGGTTCCAGGGCGTGATGAAGCGCCACGGGTTCTCCGGCGGTCCGGCTACGCACGGCCAGAAGGACCAGATGCGCATGCCGGGATCCATCGCCTCGCAGCGCCAGGGTCCGGTCAGCAAGGGCCAGCGCATGGCCGGCCACATGGGCGCCTCGCGCGTGACCGTCAAGAACCTCGAAGTGGTTGCCGTCGATGCGGCGAAAGGCACGCTCGCCATCAAAGGCGCGGTGCCAGGAGCCCATGGGACGCTGCTCATGATCGTCGGCCGTGAAGGGAAGACCGTATGGCAAAAGTAA
- a CDS encoding 30S ribosomal protein S10, with protein MAQPAKKDQEEKSRIRIKIRAYDHKIIDQATQTIIKTAERSGAKILGPVPLPTEKRKFTVNRSTFIDKDSREQYEMRIHKRLIDISEWTERTMDSLMSLNLPAGVDVEIKT; from the coding sequence GTGGCGCAACCAGCAAAAAAGGACCAGGAGGAGAAGTCGAGGATCCGCATCAAGATCCGCGCGTACGACCACAAGATCATTGACCAGGCCACCCAGACCATCATCAAGACGGCGGAGCGGTCCGGAGCGAAGATCCTGGGGCCCGTGCCTCTCCCCACGGAGAAGCGCAAGTTCACGGTGAACCGGTCGACGTTCATCGACAAGGACAGCCGCGAGCAGTATGAGATGCGCATCCATAAGCGGCTCATCGACATCAGCGAATGGACCGAGCGCACCATGGATTCGCTCATGAGCCTCAACTTGCCGGCTGGAGTGGACGTAGAGATAAAGACCTAA
- the tuf gene encoding elongation factor Tu, with translation MADVFQRSKPHVNVGTIGHVDHGKTTTTAAILAVLAAHGGIAQKKGVDDLDKAPESKARGITIATAHTEYESEKRHYAHVDCPGHADYIKNMITGAAQMDGAILVVSAADGPMPQTREHILLARQVGVPAIVVYLNKVDMVDDPELIDLVEQEVRDLLTKYQYPGATTPVIRGSSSKALANPSDPAASKPILDLVAALDSFIPDPVRETDKPFLMPIEDVFSIEGRGTVVTGRIERGQVKINEDVEMIGLRPEATKTVVTGIEMFNKQLESGMAGDNAGLLLRGVKKEDVERGMVLAKPGSITPHTEFEGEVYALSKEEGGRHKPFFKGYKPQFYIRTTDVTGEVTLPEGVEMVMPGDTVKLKVALIVPVALEEKSKFAIREGGRTVGAGVVTKILK, from the coding sequence ATGGCAGACGTCTTTCAACGCAGCAAGCCGCACGTGAACGTCGGCACCATCGGCCACGTCGACCACGGCAAGACCACCACCACGGCGGCCATCTTGGCCGTGCTCGCCGCGCACGGCGGCATTGCCCAGAAGAAGGGCGTGGATGATCTCGACAAGGCACCGGAGTCCAAGGCCCGCGGCATCACGATTGCCACGGCCCACACGGAATACGAGTCCGAAAAGCGCCACTATGCGCACGTGGACTGTCCGGGACACGCCGACTACATCAAGAACATGATCACCGGTGCCGCCCAGATGGACGGCGCGATCCTCGTCGTGTCCGCTGCTGACGGCCCCATGCCGCAGACCCGCGAGCACATCCTGCTCGCCCGCCAGGTGGGCGTTCCCGCCATCGTCGTGTACCTCAACAAGGTGGACATGGTGGATGATCCGGAGCTCATCGACCTCGTGGAGCAGGAAGTCCGCGACCTCCTTACCAAGTACCAATACCCCGGCGCCACCACCCCGGTCATCCGCGGTTCGTCTTCCAAGGCGCTTGCCAACCCGTCCGACCCGGCGGCTTCCAAGCCGATCCTCGACCTCGTGGCCGCGCTTGACTCCTTCATTCCGGACCCGGTCCGCGAGACCGACAAGCCGTTCCTGATGCCGATCGAGGACGTGTTCTCCATCGAGGGTCGCGGCACCGTCGTGACCGGCCGCATCGAGCGCGGACAGGTGAAGATCAACGAGGACGTGGAGATGATCGGCCTGCGACCGGAGGCCACGAAGACCGTGGTCACCGGCATCGAGATGTTTAACAAGCAGCTCGAGTCCGGCATGGCCGGCGACAACGCCGGGTTGCTCCTGCGCGGCGTCAAGAAGGAAGACGTCGAGCGCGGCATGGTGCTCGCCAAGCCCGGTTCCATCACCCCGCACACCGAATTTGAAGGCGAGGTGTACGCCCTCTCCAAGGAGGAAGGCGGCCGCCACAAGCCGTTCTTCAAGGGATACAAGCCGCAGTTCTACATCCGCACCACCGACGTGACCGGCGAGGTGACCCTCCCGGAAGGCGTGGAGATGGTGATGCCGGGTGACACCGTGAAGCTGAAGGTGGCCCTCATCGTCCCGGTGGCGCTCGAGGAGAAGTCCAAGTTCGCCATCCGCGAAGGTGGCCGCACCGTCGGAGCCGGCGTGGTGACCAAGATCCTCAAGTAA
- a CDS encoding type II toxin-antitoxin system Phd/YefM family antitoxin, with the protein MKNIRRILELSKRTGDRVIITDPEGEDAFVVMGLDQYEGLLGPGKVERVENTEKVERTGRMDGPSLRQDRDIRPLQPKDEDAPPPDLFDLMKPANEAGDTWDIGKMSDGEREDVLRQFMAYQGEEEKDAPKSPGMNLNSAKKDSFDEDQFYLEPVE; encoded by the coding sequence ATGAAGAATATCCGCCGCATCCTGGAACTGTCGAAACGCACCGGAGATCGGGTGATTATCACCGATCCGGAAGGCGAGGACGCCTTCGTGGTGATGGGTTTGGACCAGTATGAAGGGCTTTTGGGGCCCGGAAAGGTTGAAAGGGTCGAAAATACTGAAAAGGTGGAAAGGACGGGGAGGATGGATGGTCCGAGCCTACGTCAAGATCGGGACATCCGACCATTGCAGCCTAAGGACGAAGATGCGCCTCCGCCGGACCTTTTTGACCTCATGAAACCGGCAAACGAGGCCGGAGACACCTGGGATATAGGCAAAATGAGCGACGGCGAACGGGAGGACGTGCTTCGCCAGTTCATGGCCTATCAGGGCGAGGAGGAGAAAGACGCCCCCAAGAGCCCTGGAATGAACCTTAATTCAGCCAAGAAAGACTCCTTCGATGAGGATCAGTTTTACCTCGAACCGGTAGAATAA